From the genome of Eucalyptus grandis isolate ANBG69807.140 chromosome 2, ASM1654582v1, whole genome shotgun sequence, one region includes:
- the LOC104432876 gene encoding probable aquaporin PIP2-4 has translation MGKDLEGAQPPLAGRDYQDPPPAPLVDPEELGKWSFYRALIAEFIATMLFLYITVLTVIGYKSQTDPTMNGSDCGGVGILGIAWAFGGMIFVLVYCTAGISGGHINPAVTFGLFLARKVSLVRAVMYMVAQCLGAICGCGLVKAFQRAYYTRYGGGANELADGYSKGVGLGAEIVGTFVLVYTVFSATDPKRNARDSHVPVLAPLPIGFAVFMVHLATIPITGTGINPARSFGAAVIYNKDKAWDDQWMFWVGPFIGAAIAAFYHQYILRAGAVKALGSFRSNA, from the exons ATGGGGAAGGACTTGGAAGGTGCCCAGCCCCCGTTGGCCGGCAGGGACTACCAGGACCCGCCGCCCGCCCCTCTGGTCGACCCGGAGGAGCTGGGCAAGTGGTCGTTCTACCGTGCCCTCATCGCCGAGTTCATTGCCACGATGTTGTTCCTCTACATCACGGTCTTGACCGTGATCGGTTACAAGAGCCAGACCGACCCCACCATGAACGGCAGTGACTGTGGTGGCGTCGGTATTCTTGGCATCGCTTGGGCCTTCGGGGGCATGATCTTTGTCCTTGTTTATTGCACTGCCGGTATCTCCG GTGGGCACATAAACCCCGCGGTGACCTTCGGTCTCTTCTTGGCGCGCAAGGTGTCGCTCGTCCGGGCCGTGATGTACATGGTAGCGCAGTGCCTCGGCGCCATCTGCGGGTGTGGGTTGGTGAAGGCGTTCCAGAGGGCGTACTACACCCGGTACGGCGGCGGCGCGAACGAGCTGGCCGATGGGTACAGCAAGGGCGTGGGGCTGGGGGCAGAGATCGTCGGCACCTTCGTCCTGGTGTACACCGTGTTCTCGGCCACCGATCCGAAGCGAAACGCCAGGGACTCCCACGTTCCTGTGTTGGCACCCTTGCCCATAGGGTTTGCAGTCTTCATGGTGCATCTGGCCACGATCCCCATTACGGGAACAGGCATAAACCCAGCAAGGAGCTTCGGAGCTGCCGTGATCTACAACAAGGACAAGGCTTGGGACGACCAG TGGATGTTCTGGGTTGGACCATTCATTGGGGCTGCGATTGCTGCATTCTATCACCAGTATATCTTGAGAGCTGGAGCCGTCAAGGCCTTGGGATCCTTCAGGAGCAACGCTTGA
- the LOC104432875 gene encoding probable aquaporin PIP2-5, which translates to MGKDMESGEPPIGARDYQDPPPAPLVDPEELGKWSFYRALIAEFIATMLFLYITVLTVIGYKSQVDPALNGTECDGVGILGIAWAFGGMIFVLVYCTAGISGGHINPAVTFGLFLARKVSLVRAVMYMVAQCLGAICGCGLVKAFQKARYTRYGGGANELSDGYSKGVGLGVEIIGTFVLVYTVFSATDPKRNARDSHVPVLAPLPIGFAVFMVHLATIPVTGTGINPARSLGAAVMYNKDKAWDDQWMFWVGPFIGAAIAAFYYQYILRAGAVKAFGSSRSNA; encoded by the exons ATGGGGAAGGACATGGAATCTGGGGAGCCGCCGATCGGCGCCAGGGACTACCAGGACCCGCCCCCCGCCCCTTTGGTCGACCCGGAGGAGCTGGGCAAGTGGTCGTTCTACCGCGCCCTCATCGCGGAGTTCATCGCCACGATGTTGTTCCTCTACATCACCGTCTTGACCGTGATAGGTTACAAGAGTCAGGTCGACCCGGCCTTGAACGGCACCGAGTGTGACGGTGTCGGTATTCTTGGCATCGCATGGGCCTTCGGAGGCATGATTTTTGTCCTCGTTTATTGTACCGCTGGTATTTCTG GTGGGCACATAAACCCGGCGGTGACCTTCGGTCTCTTCCTGGCGCGCAAGGTGTCGCTCGTCCGGGCTGTGATGTACATGGTAGCGCAGTGCCTTGGCGCCATTTGCGGGTGTGGACTGGTGAAGGCGTTCCAGAAGGCGCGCTACACCCGGTACGGTGGCGGCGCGAACGAGCTGTCTGATGGGTACAGCAAGGGCGTGGGGCTAGGGGTGGAGATCATCGGCACCTTCGTCCTGGTGTACACCGTGTTCTCGGCCACTGATCCAAAGCGAAACGCCAGGGACTCTCACGTTCCTGTGTTGGCACCGTTGCCCATAGGGTTTGCAGTCTTCATGGTTCATCTGGCAACAATCCCCGTAACGGGCACTGGCATAAATCCAGCAAGGAGCTTAGGAGCTGCTGTGATGTACAACAAGGACAAGGCTTGGGACGACCAG TGGATGTTCTGGGTTGGGCCATTCATTGGGGCTGCGATTGCTGCATTCTATTACCAGTACATCTTGAGAGCTGGAGCCGTCAAGGCCTTTGGTTCCTCCAGGAGCAACGCGTGA
- the LOC104432877 gene encoding uncharacterized protein LOC104432877, translating to MAASKSYFANRANYRFFSNEPATAAAAAAHDTGAFEFDESDVIYSSPPEVRRPAWGSSDSSSRASAKKSSASSAAARRADGGDRRGSTPSSLPVNIPDWSKILRGEYRENRRRDSLGDTCYSDDDEDACGGGEDGGRVPPHEFLARQMARTRIASSVHEGVGRTLKGRDLSRVRNAIWEKTGFED from the coding sequence ATGGCCGCGAGCAAGAGCTACTTCGCCAACCGGGCGAACTACCGCTTCTTCTCCAACGAgccggccaccgccgccgcggccgccgcccACGACACCGGCGCATTCGAGTTCGACGAGTCCGACGTCATCTACAGCTCCCCGCCGGAGGTCCGCAGGCCCGCCTGGGGCTCCTCCGACTCATCCTCCCGCGCCTCCGCCAAGAAGTCGTCCGCGTCCTCCGCGGCCGCCAGGCGGGCGGACGGCGGCGACCGGCGCGGCTCGACGCCGTCGTCGCTGCCGGTCAACATCCCGGACTGGTCGAAGATCCTGAGGGGGGAGTACCGGGAGAACCGCCGGCGGGACAGCCTCGGGGACACCTGCTACTccgacgacgacgaggacgCGTGCGGGGGAGGGGAGGACGGGGGCCGGGTGCCGCCGCACGAGTTCCTGGCGAGGCAGATGGCGAGGACGAGGATCGCGTCGTCGGTGCACGAGGGGGTCGGGAGGACCCTGAAGGGGAGGGATCTGAGCAGGGTCCGGAACGCAATTTGGGAAAAGACGGGGTTCGAGGACTGA
- the LOC104432878 gene encoding vacuolar fusion protein MON1 homolog isoform X1: protein MWRSNSEGEGEAQGSPSSSGYAGERGSSSGGSGIGEEEDEIEEVRSDAVSDSQAAWMPGKRHVDEDDASISWRKRKKHFFILSHSGKPIYSRYGDEHKLAGFSATLQAIISFVENGGDRVKLVRAGKHQVVFLVKGPIYLVCISCTEEPYESLRGQLELIYGQMILILTKSVNRCFEKNPKFDMTPLLGGTDVVFSSLIHSFSWNPATFLHAYTCLPLGYATRQAAGAVLQDVADSGVLFAILMCKHKVVSLVGAQKASLHPDDMLLLANFVMSSESFRTSENFSPICLPRYNPMAFLYAYVHYLDVETYLMLLTTSSDAFYHLKDCRMRIETVLLKSNVLSEVQRSMLDGGMRVEDLPIDPLPRSGSLLPRLGQGRPVTDSQESLKEAYAGIGGPAGLWHFIYRSIYLDQYVASEFSPPFNTLRQQKRLYRAYQKMYASMHDKGIGAHKTQFRRDEHYVLLCWVTQDFELYAAFDPLADKASAIKTCNRVCQWVKDVENEIFLLGASPFSW, encoded by the exons ATGTGGAGGAGCAATTCGGAGGGGGAAGGGGAGGCGCAGGGGAGCCCCAGCAGCAGCGGTTACGCGGGGGAGAGAGGGAGCAGCAGCGGCGGGAGCGGGATTGGGGAAGAGGAGGATGAGATTGAGGAAGTGAGGAGTGACGCGGTCTCGGATTCGCAGGCCGCTTGGATGCCTGGAAAACGGCACGTTGATGAG GATGATGCTTCAATTTCatggagaaaaaggaagaagcactttttcattttgagtCACTCTGGCAAACCAATATATTCCAG ATATGGAGATGAACACAAGCTCGCTGGGTTTTCTGCAACATTACAAGCCATCATTTCTTTTGTCGAAAATGG CGGGGACCGTGTCAAATTGGTCAGAGCAGGAAAACACCAG GTAGTTTTTCTTGTTAAAGGACCGATTTACTTGGTCTGCATCAGCTGCACTGAAGAACCTTATGAGTCATTAAGAGGACAGTTGGAACTTATCTATGGTCAG ATGATACTGATATTAACCAAGTCAGTTAATAGATGCTTTGAGAAGAATCCAAAGTTTGATATGACACCTTTGCTGGGAGGAACAGATGTTGTCTTCTCTTCCCTCATCCATTCTTTCAGTTG GAACCCTGCTACATTTCTTCATGCATACACTTGCCTTCCACTTGGTTATGCAACTAGACAAGCTGCTGGGGCTGTACTGCAAGATGTTGCTGATTCTGGAGTCCTGTTTGCTATATTGATGTGTAAGCACAAG GTTGTCAGTCTTGTTGGTGCACAAAAGGCGTCCCTTCATCCTGATGACATGTTGCTACTGGCAAATTTTGTTATGTCATCAGAATCATTCAG GACATCCGAAAATTTCTCACCAATTTGCTTGCCAAGATATAATCCTATGGCATTCTTGTATGCTTATGTTCATTATCTTGAT GTTGAGACATACTTGATGTTGCTGACTACTAGTTCAGATGCCTTCTACCACCTGAAAGATTGCCG GATGCGGATAGAGACGGTTCTGTTGAAATCAAATGTTCTTAGCGAAGTCCAGAGATCCATGCTAGATGGTGGGATGCGGGTTGAAGACCTGCCCATTGATCCATTACCGCGATCTGGATCTTTACTTCCCCGGTTAGGTCAAGGTAGGCCAGTGACAGATTCTCAAGAAAGTTTGAAGGAGGCTTATGCAGGCATTGGTGGTCCTGCTGGGCTTTGGCATTTCATATATCGCAGCATATACTTGGACCAATATGTAGCTTCAGAATTTTCACCGCCATTCAACACTCTCCGACAACAGAAGAG GTTATATAGGGCTTACCAGAAAATGTATGCCTCAATGCATGATAAAGGAATTGGAGCCCACAAAACTCAGTTCAGAAGAGATGAACACTACG TATTACTCTGCTGGGTCACACAGGATTTTGAACTTTATGCAGCATTTGATCCACTTGCGGACAAG gCGTCGGCGATAAAGACTTGCAATCGTGTATGTCAATGGGTGAAAGATGTGGAGAACGAGATCTTTTTGCTGGGAGCAAGCCCTTTCTCTTGGTGA
- the LOC104432878 gene encoding vacuolar fusion protein MON1 homolog isoform X2, whose amino-acid sequence MRYLQDDASISWRKRKKHFFILSHSGKPIYSRYGDEHKLAGFSATLQAIISFVENGGDRVKLVRAGKHQVVFLVKGPIYLVCISCTEEPYESLRGQLELIYGQMILILTKSVNRCFEKNPKFDMTPLLGGTDVVFSSLIHSFSWNPATFLHAYTCLPLGYATRQAAGAVLQDVADSGVLFAILMCKHKVVSLVGAQKASLHPDDMLLLANFVMSSESFRTSENFSPICLPRYNPMAFLYAYVHYLDVETYLMLLTTSSDAFYHLKDCRMRIETVLLKSNVLSEVQRSMLDGGMRVEDLPIDPLPRSGSLLPRLGQGRPVTDSQESLKEAYAGIGGPAGLWHFIYRSIYLDQYVASEFSPPFNTLRQQKRLYRAYQKMYASMHDKGIGAHKTQFRRDEHYVLLCWVTQDFELYAAFDPLADKASAIKTCNRVCQWVKDVENEIFLLGASPFSW is encoded by the exons ATGAGGTATT TGCAGGATGATGCTTCAATTTCatggagaaaaaggaagaagcactttttcattttgagtCACTCTGGCAAACCAATATATTCCAG ATATGGAGATGAACACAAGCTCGCTGGGTTTTCTGCAACATTACAAGCCATCATTTCTTTTGTCGAAAATGG CGGGGACCGTGTCAAATTGGTCAGAGCAGGAAAACACCAG GTAGTTTTTCTTGTTAAAGGACCGATTTACTTGGTCTGCATCAGCTGCACTGAAGAACCTTATGAGTCATTAAGAGGACAGTTGGAACTTATCTATGGTCAG ATGATACTGATATTAACCAAGTCAGTTAATAGATGCTTTGAGAAGAATCCAAAGTTTGATATGACACCTTTGCTGGGAGGAACAGATGTTGTCTTCTCTTCCCTCATCCATTCTTTCAGTTG GAACCCTGCTACATTTCTTCATGCATACACTTGCCTTCCACTTGGTTATGCAACTAGACAAGCTGCTGGGGCTGTACTGCAAGATGTTGCTGATTCTGGAGTCCTGTTTGCTATATTGATGTGTAAGCACAAG GTTGTCAGTCTTGTTGGTGCACAAAAGGCGTCCCTTCATCCTGATGACATGTTGCTACTGGCAAATTTTGTTATGTCATCAGAATCATTCAG GACATCCGAAAATTTCTCACCAATTTGCTTGCCAAGATATAATCCTATGGCATTCTTGTATGCTTATGTTCATTATCTTGAT GTTGAGACATACTTGATGTTGCTGACTACTAGTTCAGATGCCTTCTACCACCTGAAAGATTGCCG GATGCGGATAGAGACGGTTCTGTTGAAATCAAATGTTCTTAGCGAAGTCCAGAGATCCATGCTAGATGGTGGGATGCGGGTTGAAGACCTGCCCATTGATCCATTACCGCGATCTGGATCTTTACTTCCCCGGTTAGGTCAAGGTAGGCCAGTGACAGATTCTCAAGAAAGTTTGAAGGAGGCTTATGCAGGCATTGGTGGTCCTGCTGGGCTTTGGCATTTCATATATCGCAGCATATACTTGGACCAATATGTAGCTTCAGAATTTTCACCGCCATTCAACACTCTCCGACAACAGAAGAG GTTATATAGGGCTTACCAGAAAATGTATGCCTCAATGCATGATAAAGGAATTGGAGCCCACAAAACTCAGTTCAGAAGAGATGAACACTACG TATTACTCTGCTGGGTCACACAGGATTTTGAACTTTATGCAGCATTTGATCCACTTGCGGACAAG gCGTCGGCGATAAAGACTTGCAATCGTGTATGTCAATGGGTGAAAGATGTGGAGAACGAGATCTTTTTGCTGGGAGCAAGCCCTTTCTCTTGGTGA